In a genomic window of Bicyclus anynana chromosome 5, ilBicAnyn1.1, whole genome shotgun sequence:
- the LOC112053870 gene encoding fungal protease inhibitor-1, with protein sequence MKAALILAIVACALTLVYGDFVCGTNYCKEHPCTTKIASSSCRAPSTYRDLHSGKCACCPACVTLLSEGAACKKYSKEIGETPSAVCKEPLKCLTGVCTKVTPRG encoded by the exons ATGAAAGCTGCACTGATCTTAGCAATCGTGGCATGCGCCTTAACCCTGGTGTACGGCGATTTCGTTTGCGGCACTAACTACTGTAAGGAGCACCCTTGCACCACGAAAATTGCATCATCAAGTTGTCGTGCACCGTCCACATATCGGGACTTGCACTCTGGCAAGTGTGCTTGCTGCCCGGCTTGCGTCactttattat CCGAAGGAGCAGCCTGCAAGAAATACAGCAAAGAAATCGGAGAGACCCCATCGGCGGTGTGCAAAGAACCCCTCAAATGCCTCACCGGAGTGTGCACTAAAGTCACTCCCAGAGGTTAA